GTGGAGACTTCTGTTTATCAATTACTCAGTGTTAAAAGAGTTGTTGGCCTTCAATTTTAAAAGTTCAAGTTTCAAGATGATAACCATAGGTAGCTATGAAGCAACTTTACTATCTTGAGATCAGCTGGTTTGTGCGTATGATGATGTGGTGGACTGGTCAGAAACTTCATGTTATTGTGTAGCTACAACTGCACTACAAAGCTATTAGTTTATCATTTGATGTCGCATATACTATTGTTAAAATAAAGTTATCCAGTTGTGTAATACCGAATTACACACAGTTAGACCTACTTATTCCGGCTCAAACCTTATTATAACAAACACTATATATAGGATCATCTTTTATGACTGCAATCAATTATATTATACCAAAACTTGTTAACTACTATATCAACACAATTTCCAAGCTTTACATATTCCCATATCTGTATGAGACTGCCATATACGCACACTCGCCATCCCTATAGCATTACCAGCAATTACCTTCAAAAATGGAGGGAAAATTTACTTCTACATTAATCACAAAACTTGCTAAAGTATGTTATATGCTATAGGTCTAGGTTTGTTCAACCATGCAGCCATTAAAATACTTCAGCCGCATCAACTATCACAAACGGGTGTATTGACCTGCTTGAAGGTGCAGAATACACACTTTGTTGTCAGACTTGTAGTCCTCAGACTACatgatgtttacaaatcagatatatACAAGACTCATGGGTGTATTTATAACTACGTTGGTGATCATGAGTTTCAGGTGATTtctactaccaagagttcataatactccttttttatattatgaattcttgctacTACCCAAACCTTGGAATAAAAACTATTAATATCACAGTGATAACAGCTACCTAATTGTCATTGGAAAACCCTACACCCTGTCTCCTGTTCTATAGTTCCTTTTCTTGTTCACATTCCTGTACAAGATAACACTCCCCACATACCACCATGTACTGTTTACATAGTACACCACATGTTCTCTTATAGCAGGGCTTCCATGAACTGAAGGACCATCAGTATCCACCATACTAGTCttgccagccagcctgtattttttttcttttgtcatttggtcagAGAAAAAGATCcgaccaaatgacaaaagaaaaactaCAGGCTGGCTAGCGAGATTACCTGGTTCTGTATCTTAACAAAGAGTTTAATGTGTAGATTCAGGCTATGCAATAACCAAACAGTAACAAGCAAGCTATATAGTACTAGTCATAAGTACACTCATATTCAAAAAAACAGGCATGGCTCCAACTGAATGACTAGTAGCATTTTTCATATTCTAGTAACACTTTCCCCAAAGTTAGTAAGAATTTGTTGTAGATATGAAAATAGGTGTTGTCACCAtacaatcaaaatactctaatcgAACAGTCAATGCTCAAAAGAGCTAAAAGTGGCCCAGCACCCTACCCAGTTTCAATCATGGCTTGTAAATCATTGACAGTGACTCCTGTTAGTATATAAAACATACTAATATTAAAGAACATAAAATAAGGCTACACCAAATAAATTCTCTCGCCACTCAAGCAGGCATACTTGCATGTGGGTAGGcagttcatttccattattaGATTGACTGCTTTCAAGTCTATATTTGTCTGAGCATAACAGCAGACATAACTCAAACGTAAGCCAACTCAATAGCACACTGACCTGTGAGCTGATATTTTACAAGATCAAGgctgtacagtatgcaagaaaaacttgaaaataatggaagaatacagaattGGGGTGAGCCCCCGCTAGCAAGAAAAGTGTGGAATCTTATTTGTCAACAGTGTCCAGTACAGTCTGGCATGAATATTAAAGTGTTTACTAAACTTCCTTATTTGTTCATACAGCCAACAGAGTCTGGTATGAATGCTACAAGCATTTACCGAACTTCCTCAACAGGTAGCTAAGCACGCTGAACACCTTTAGAACAACTCATACAGTGTCACAGTAAATATGTCTTATTTGTTCATCCTTTTTTATGCCTTGATGGAGGCCTCAATTTATTGATTCTAACAGCATAGCCACAATGAATAAGGAAAGCCAAAGGGACCACCCAGCTGTAAATGACACCAGGCATGTGAGATCATCAAAGTTTTTTTTTCTGAGAGCTCCAATGTTGAGATACAGACCAGCTGGCAGGGATGAGAAATTACTAAGTTTATGTAGCCTGTAAGCCTGCAGCTCCAAACAACTATTCTCCTGTTTTCCTGTTAAGTGTCCAACAATTATAGCTTTGTAGCACTGAGTATTTTCAGTGATGTACGTAAGGCAGATATGATGTTAGCACCATAGTACAAATAACATGTTAGTGCATGCTGTTTTATATAAGGTAATTTTATTAACATGTATGAGCTTGTACATTAGCTACAGATTATGATAATTAAGCTGTCAAAGAGCAAAATGATTAGGAGGTCTGGAATAGCAGAGCTCACACAAGGTGCAGCAGTGCATGTCATCATTTCTGCTGCATGGAATTGCTGTAGGCATATCCGGCATTGTTTTAATGGCAATAATAAAAGTATACTTGTCATAGTTAAAGAGTGGCTTGTTCACATCAAGGATTTTTGGTGGCTGCAGGAGAGTAGCTATCCAGCACCTTTTGAAATTGAGCTAGCTAAGAAAACTGTATTTTGACACTGAGTTGTTTTAGCAGCTATCTAGCTAAATAAAAACCCTCTCTCCTGTATTGCTTGTATTTTGAATATCAGAGGATGAGAAACCATTAAATACGGTAAACGCTGGTATGTACGTATTTGAAGACAGTATTCAGAATGAGTTCATTTACTTCAGTGGAATTAATCTTACAGGTTCTACGCTTATAAGGCCTATTGCTAATTTGCCACTAGATAACCCGGCACATGCAACTAGTTCCGTAGATAGTTCACaaaataaaacactaaaatCATTGAATATACCAAATGATTTATTGAATATACCAAATGATTCATTGAATATACCATAGGTGTAGTATCTATgaatataccaaataattcattgcaaataccaaataattcattgcacatagctaccaaataattcattgaacatatcaatTAATCGttttgaaacaaatggcctACCATACCGTAGCTAGTTATATGAAGATGTGCAACCAGTTTACTCTGTATTATGAACATATAAAACTACGGAAGTCTACATGATATATTCAGTATCCGCAGCTCACCTTCAGTGAAAAGGACACCCAAGGTGTAGACCGATAGCAGCGTCACAGCCGGTATTATCTTCATTGTGTGCGTCTAAAGATCGCAGTATAGATTGGTTACGTAGTTACAACTGGAACTTTTCTGCGTATTTGTGAGAATCAGGGTAAGTTCAGGCATAATATGTACTCACAAGATCACGTGATAGTGAGTTCTTGCCTATTAGCGCGAGCCCTATCGGACCAGTCACATGACCGAGCACCTCGCCGAACACTCCCTGTACACGATGGCAACCAGCGAGGATGCTAGCCAGTTTGGAGATTACGAACAAGAATGGGTACCGTTACTGACTGAGACGACAGTGAATGACGTGACAGGCCGGGCCATTGCTCAGTGTAAACGTTACTTCATCAACCCATACAAAATTTGGTTGGTGTGCGTTGGTTGGGACAATTACGATGAAAGCCCAAGCAAACCTGCTAAAATACTTCGTTGGATATGGGCCACGATTTTCTTTATTATTCTAAACTGCACCCTAGTGACTCAAATCATTACCTGCTTTCGTCGTGACCAGCCATCCCCTACTAATACGACACACAATTACAATACGGGTGAGGTTAAGGTCGTGATTGAGTGTGGTACTAGTATAGGGAGTATATTTGTGGTTCCTGATATTTTACTAATTTTGACTTACGTGTATGGTTTATTGTTGTTCTCCCGTGGAGACAGTGACTACCTGCACAAGTTATCTGGTGAAGTGTTTGTACAGTGTGCTAGCTTCAAGAGATGGTCTGAGCCTAAGCCAACACTATTGATCTTTACTGTGTTGTCATTTTTGGTTCTTGCAGTTGCTTACACAATCTTTTCACTGCTAGTGAGGATAATGTATGCATTTGCATTTGAATTGTTTAAAGAACATGTGAGAATACATTGGCCTAGTATGGACATCCATGGTGAGGTGAAGATGATGTTGGTTGTATTTTCCTTTGTTGGGTTTGTCTTCCTTGACATGGTCTATTCTGCAGCAATCATTAATCATGCTGCACAGTGTGAATTGAATATTTACTTTCTGCATGCAGTCAAATTGAAGGTTGAAGAAAGGCATTACAGTGAAGTTGACGAAGCTATTAAAGACATTGGTAAGTGCTACAACTTTCTCAAGACACTTAATGGCCGTACGGCTAGTCTCACAGGACTCATTCTCTTTAATGTTGCATCAGCAGCACTAGGAGGGATCATCAATTTATCATATGATGCTGAAAGTAGTTTTAAGGTAGCTGTAGTAACGCTCAACACTATCTTATGGTCACTGTTAGTAGTGTTTCCCTTTTTACAAGCGGCCAGGGTGACCAGTGCCTGCAGTGAAGTGCTGGCAACAGGTCCACTGATTCGCAGGCGACCATTTCTCTACCAGGAATGCAGTCAAGTTGATTTAGACTCTTATTGCCAGTTTACTAATTCCATCATATTGAGGGCAGAAATGTTAGGAATACCGATCTACCCATGGATGGCTTATGTGGCAGCAGTAACATTCTGTtttacattattaattttatggcaaaCTGGAGCTTATTCATACACCAGCTGGTTATGATATCTGCTAATAAAAAAAAGTTACTACaatgtatttgtatatttatatTTGGCATTGTGTGAGTGTATTGTATATGTTAGTGTATGTGTGCTGTATAAAGTTGTAAATCAATTTCTTCTATGCACTTAATCCAAACTTTTACATGGAAATGTAGCACATGTATATGGTTATATTTGTATGCTttactgtataaatgtatgcCATGGGAATTAGCATCACAACATTGGTTGTCCCAACAtcaaaacacatgtacatggTGATGTGTTATGCAATTAAGAAGGttatagtatatacaagttgagctggatcttgaaaaacagctaaaaatgaaaagtgaatttttttcttttcagccaaccaggtgattagtggtaacagcaaaggtgtcaacaacagacacgtacgatTTGGCCCCATTACAAAtccgggaaagggctgtaatggacactgcactCTTATGgttttcccataggaaatgtaagttgaaaattttgattggctgtaaatattatgtcggacatttgaatgaaaagattttgaaatatttttagtgggtcaagcagtactacaaatgatccaaatttcaagatcatgtgtaatggCATccgtgagttattaaatgtttttgaggatccagctcaacacgtacatacttTATAATGGGAAGAACAAAATTGTCATGCGTGTCTATGCACAGTCTCTTCTAAATTGAATATCTTTATAGTGGGGTTACAGATTTTGTTGTAAAATGCGAATGGGCTTTTTGTTCTCTTGTCATGTTTATGGGGAAAACTGATTATAGGAATGTAATATTGAGAATCTGTAGTTATCATAGGAGTGGCTTTTGGTGCTTTCAATTTGAGCAAAAGCATTATTGAGACATTTGTCATTCAAGTTAAAAACTTGTGTAGAAATTTTTGCAATGTTTTCAAGCCAGAGATCTCACACCTAAAAGCCATGCATGGTGAAAAGTAAACTTCACTGGTGTGTGCATAGATCAATTTTTatcaaaaatttggtcacaaatatgcGTGCATAAATACATAGCTAACTAGCAAGCAGTGTACATTATTACTGAGACATCTTTTAGGACCTTCAGCTATGTACTGTAACACAAGTCATACTACGTAAAGTCACTGTGTTGCCAGTTTTCCATAAATTATTACATTTAGGCtgcataaacttaattattggtttctcatccccgcctgaatcaccatttttcttacctcatcaaggatttttttcaCTACTGGCAgctaagggaggccaattagcaccttCTATAGTTGATACCTtactagagcagtctaagaaaattgcattttgagtcattttagctagctaattcagctatctagttagtaaaacaataaatatCCGCCCTCCCatactgctattttgagtacaggaggatgagaaactaataattggGCCTTAGCATTGtgtttgttgtattagagtggctCTACTTAGTATAGCGGCAAAacgcaaaaaaaaatcatgcactttttcataaaagcatgaagcTTTTCACAGTatagtattcctcatgacaAAGTTTTTGTGCCATTGCAgttttgacctttggtgacgtTTATATTTCATCATTTATGtatttatctccctgaggcataaATTAACTTGGTAAAACATGGCACCAACATGCATAAAGATCTTGTTCAACAAAACAACTTAGTTTTTATTTGAGGTGATTTTCATTTTAAAGTTGTGATCGTTTATTTTACCCATGAACTTTGAGATAATTTACCTCCCCATGGTAATTTACTCCCCAAGAACAGAGAATATTGCAACTAATAAAAGCGATCTTAACTTCAAAATGCAATTACCTATAAAAACCAATTGTTTCATTCAAAAACAAGAtctttactttggtaccatgttttaacatgtcaattaatgcctcagggagataacaacagaaatggtcaaatttctGTGCAAAAGTGGCCACAAAGGTCAccaaggtcaaatctgtgatggcactatatcaaaaaatatatgtcatgaggaatactatttatATAGAATGTTCCATGCTTTATGAAAAATATCACGATTGGCTAATTTTGGGGGATACGCCGCTGTACTAACTATGCTGATTATGTGCTTAATAAAATGACTAATATACACTTTGAAAAACAGTCTAGTATAAGTAGAGGAgatgccttttggtggtttgaaagaaatcttGATTTTAGTGTCCATGAAGCCTATGTGAAACCAAATGTGTTAAAAGCATGTGATAAGATTCATGAATTAATATTGTCACATCATGCCTACCAAGTAAACTGCTTAACTATAAATATTGCTCTGCATACATAATGTAACCATAGTTGGAGAGCTAGCCTTTTTATAAATTAAAGTAAAAACCCATGGAGTCGTAGTGAAAAAACTAAACAAGTatgaatatactctaatagtgcagtcactctaatggaataaattcaactataaacaatgaTCCCTTTACAATGAATTGCCTTCTGTTATTCCTACATAGTAAAGAAGAAAGGTGATAAAATAGCCAGAATCATAGCCGATGGTCAGCAGGCTTTGGGGCTGCAAATACGAAGGAAGCAATTTCaatgccaaaacagccaagctgtgaaaatagTCTGTAAAAAGGTGCATTTTCTTTAAGGAAGTGAGGTAAAAAttgaagaaatggctgcaatgatgataaTATCAATGGATTTTAAATATAATGAGATGGTGGAGTTGTCATTATAAATATTTTTAACGTTAACAACACtcaatgcagccatttcttggcagtgagatttgatttcacaacattttaaCCCTGGCATTTTGAAACTCTTAATTTTCATGTATTAGTGTAGATAACTTTTACTAGTAAAAGCTAGTTAAACAATGTCTCAATATTATAATTAGGATGTATATAGTACACATGCATGGTCAGTAATAGCTTGTATACATAAAGATACGATTTCTTCTTACCAGCACTATTGAATATTGTAGGTAGTTTTTGTTAATATCATATTGTAATGTAGAATTTTGTCACAACATGTGACATGCTGCAGCTGTCATGTCGGTGCAACTCTAAACATCCTAATTGTTTAGTTCTAATACTTTCAGTAGATCTCTTTTGTGTGTAATAGCTATGTTGTGCATACATGTAAAATTTCACACAGCTTCAACATATAGTCACACAGTGTTTGGTTTGTATAAGAGCAGCTATAGCGCTTGTTGTATATTAGAGAGTGTGTTTACctttgctactgctgctgcctGCTGCCTCTACTGCTGCTGCCATTGCCGATGCTGCTGCTTGTCCTTTACTTGCAGTTGCCTCTGCTAGTTGCAGTAGCAGGTTTCTTTATTCTTTGCTATTCTCTGTGCTAGTTGCATGTTGACTAATATACTGTAGATGGTAAAATTTGCAAAGACAAGCATGCATAGGAGTACCGATGCCTGCTAGGATTTTCCTAATGAGttattgttttcttgttttgtTTGGTGAAATTTTGTCTCAGAACTTTCTAGCTATCTGTTGGCCCATTCAAATATTAATTTCTCAGTATAGAGTAGTTTAGCTATACCAGTGCAGTTCACCTCTCTTACACAACCATGTAGTTACTTGTTTATTAAGAGTGATAAAATAACAGGCTAGGTATAATAACAATTGTTTATGCCTTGTGGTAGCATTTTGTTGATTACATCTGGCCATCCTGGACATTGTGTGGGAACTTTTCCAAGTATGATTGCAACTTGGAAAGCAGACAATTGTGCATGTAGATGGAATTGAACTTTGACAAAACCAACGATACAAGATATCAACAGAGTGACCATGCTTTTGTCCAGTATGCATCGTTCATAACCAATAACGGCTGAAAGGGATCTTCCTGGAGTGCCTGAAGCCATGGTGTTGAGTGAGTAGCCCTCAAAAGCTCCTGGATGTTATCCCTAATATATAACAGATTCCAAGATTTTATACACAAATAGTTAGTCATAGTCAAATAGGAAACAAATTCAATCTCCCttttatacaagtacacaaaaaattggaattttcaactagagtagggaccatagcacattgataaaagtactgaacaagctggagcagtgcatgatattaaatcacagtaaaacaataagaagtgttatatccctgtaCAAAATTCCCATtttattgtgtacttgttagttaacttttttgtaaaatagaattaatatgactggtgaacccatgcataccgcatcaaaagaaagaaatgtcgccatgcgccccagctatcaattatcatctgaaaagtgaagtatccattacgtttcattgtcagctatgtccaacccattacacagcattatagaTCAAGAAtggttcgaaaagcacctctgcaatcaaattagccactatgaaaaatactaACAATTTCTGTTACGGATCAgtggaagccatcacatgctaccaccaaattaacacttttcactgtcagcaaagatgaatgggacacaaaggaggacacagatTCGTCCATGAAgagtgcattgtacgtactgcgtgtggcataccaaaaggcacctctcaagTCGAAGCAagtgaaaaaaccaagcccataggcttagccattattgagttacgcttgtctgaaggcattattCAGTTACTCAGAATATTCCGTTTAAttataattctgtagcaacttgttgaaagtgttttgggtcgatctgaaggcttgtttgggcttagttttacgtACCAATACTGCtgcattgtcatcagggaaaagtgaggctggtttttgggtgatcttttttcatgggccatgtccacacctttgtggtccctactatacagtactattgtactgtatgacacaAAATTTATTAATCAGTGATCAGGTATAATAACACTCCTAAAATTTACTAATGTCTATTTAGTTCTACatgggtactttgagataataagtcactctctagagttcgcaatggatacatatacttgaaattgacaaggagaaaacatcctgaccacctggtggatggctgcaggtttgaggctgcccaggtccagtcatggatttttctcctttttccaccttttcaaacacactttatgtaacaagactgtaggaccaggtgtcctacagaccttcagccaacttgtgctgtaaagccttaataatttTTCTTAGTGATTGATTACTTAGTTGAAATACTGATGATTTGTTGATGTACTTAGTTCTCATGCATATGCACATTGTCAGATTATAGTGTCCAGCCCTTTTGATTTAGCCACAAGCTTTGGTGCACTGATGTGTTCATACTGTGTTATAGTAATTTGTTAAGAATTGTGACTACAAGGAGTAATTAATGTATTGGCTGAAAGTGACAATGAATTACACTGTGTTACTTCCTTTGTGCTTTACACAAAGATTTTCAACATCATACTGCTCTACATATCAGTGTATAAAATATTGTGTTTGCCGGTTCTGAGATCTTAGGTCTGTAAACCTATGGCACTATAGAGACTTCAGTAAGATAAAACTACAACATTGACCCAAGAACCCATAATAAACTCTTGTTTGGCCGGTATCCACCAGATATTTCTGCTAACTATAGTTTATGTACTGGTATGAGCTTACTGATGAGAGTTGATTTTATACAACTGTCTTTTAAGCAAACGCATTATTGTCAACTTCACATGACTTCTTTCAAAATTATACAGTacgtggaacctctcttaacaaactccccaaattaagaaataaggacaaaaatttcaAGTCTGGTTATATATAacacattttttacctctgaaagaggaaaacctctatattacagcaacaaaagtggccaaaaataaAATGTCCTTACTAGTGATAGAGGTTCCAAATACTCGTGGTATTGCTCCATGTTGGCCGGTAGTGAGCTGAAAGTTCTTTATAATCTTATGGCAGTGTTCTACCCTACAGTTTTACATTTATATGATATAGGCCggttttgtgtatgtatagctatagaTAGCTATAGGTTGATTTTTGTGTGCAGGTGGAATGTACAGCAACACTGGCATTATGAGGCCCTGTGACTATATACAACACTAATTAGTGTACCTTCCACTCTATGCTGTGATCTCCAAGAGAGATGTATGTCCGGGCAACCATCTTTAAATAAGTCAGCTACTTTGTAGCTATAGCAGCAGGTAGCTACATTCTTCTCAGTCCTCAAGCTTTCTGCATTAATTGTATGTCCAACAATTGTTGTAATTTGACAAGCCAGCTAAAGTTTAATGTAGACTGTATAAATTAAATTCACTAGTCTCAATTAATGTATTAAATTTCCTGTGGTTTAATTGAAAATATCATCAATTTGTTATAAGTATAATTGTCGGTTTCACATCATTAAAGTGTTGTATGTAATATTATCATATAGAATCTGCTGCCAGGATCTGCGTACATGCCATTGTGCCATTCAGTAGTGCATGGGGTGATGGATACAAAGGACATTTTGTGAAAATACCTGTAATTTATAAAGTGCATGACCCAGCCAGCCTTTTGTACTGTAATTGGAGTATTTGACAGAATCATATAGTGCCATCACTTATAATGATGACTTGTGCACTGAGTTATCATTAATGTGGTTCCATTGCTAAACATTTCAAAGCTAGCTATAAGTGTATGGTTTTATAAATTGTTACTGAGACTGTGGTTGTCTGGTAGCCATACAATATTCTATACCTACATGGTTTGCTGTAAAATAATATTCCAGTTTAAATTATTCTCCTATATACCCAGACACTATGGCTATAACTTACATATACTGCTTTTTAAAACGGAAATTACAATAAATATTTCAATAGACAGCAACATGCACCAGTTTGCAGCTGAATGTAATTGTAAATGTACTTTGTGGGTATCTATTCTGCCACCTGCATAGAGACACCCGGCAGCCATATTAAgatttgtaattgttaataaaagtttaaaccacctctTTACTTGAACAGAACAGCATATATATGAATGGTACCTATAGCCACTGAACAATCTATGGATGATGCTATTAATAATTGCTGCTAGCAGTATAGTTGACCGCATAATTATCAATGGCTGTGTGTCCGGCACAGAATTGAATACTTGTCATTTTCAATCAGTATGATCAATGTCACTTCAATTTTCACATCTTGTCAGTGCTTCAGTAGCAATGCAACTAGAATGGCTTGAATGTGAGTTTGTACTGAAACAACAACTTGTGTTTGTGGATGTGGATgtgcagggctccactgaaaatcagtctTATTGAGTGAATTACCTGTGTAAATAacaacaaatacacagaaaaatttggaattttcaactggagtagggaccatagcacattgataaaaagtactgaaacaagctggagtagtgcacaatagtaaaacaataagaagtgttatatccctattgtgcatttccattatggtatcttgagcacagtaggaatataacacttcttattgttttactgtgattaatattgtgcactactccagcttgtttcagtactttttattgatgtgctatggtccctactctagttgaaaattccaaatatttctgtgtacttgtttgttaactttttttgtaaatagttattatgactggtgaacccacgcataccacatctgaaatggcgtcgtgcgccccaattatcatctgaaaagtgaagcatccattacgcttcgttgtcagctatgatCAACCCgttcattacacagcatttcgaatcaagaactgtttgaaaagggcctctgcaatccatgcataccgcaagaagaaatggtgccacgcaccccagttatatcttTTATCATAGATCTATGCttttatcatctgaaaagtgaagtatccattacgcttcgttgttggctatgttcaacccgttatacagcagtacgaatcaagaactgttcgaaaagcacctctgatatcaaaatagccactatgaaaaatatggacaattttcattacgaagggaagccatcacgtgctaccgccaaatcgacacttttcgctgtcagcaaagatgaatgggacacaaaggaggacactggtaagtccatgaagaatgcattgtacatactgcggtatgccaaaaggcacctcttgggccgaagcgacgtcgaacagtgataaaatcaagcccatagccttagcctttattgagttacgcttgtctgaaggcatcggtcaggcagtcagtagaaaattcagttgaataaattattttttaaattccgtagcaacttgttgaaagtttcgggtcaatctgaaagcttgtttaggcttagttttacctaaccaatactgcctcatcgtcgtcagggaaaattgaggcctGTTTTTTGcatgatattatttcgtgggccatgcctactcctttgtggtccctactatacagtactatcgtactgtatgattacaaaGGTTTGTCATGTGTCATACATATCCTGTCATGTGTGGTTAGGTAATATTGCACAACTGAACACAATCTCACTGCTGAAGTGTGGTGGCTGAAGATAGACCATCTAGGTGAAATAAACAATAAGGAGTCTTGGCACTATTTGGCATGGTAGGAAATTTGCAAGTTTGCTagaca
The Dysidea avara chromosome 7, odDysAvar1.4, whole genome shotgun sequence genome window above contains:
- the LOC136260085 gene encoding uncharacterized protein, whose amino-acid sequence is MTEHLAEHSLYTMATSEDASQFGDYEQEWVPLLTETTVNDVTGRAIAQCKRYFINPYKIWLVCVGWDNYDESPSKPAKILRWIWATIFFIILNCTLVTQIITCFRRDQPSPTNTTHNYNTGEVKVVIECGTSIGSIFVVPDILLILTYVYGLLLFSRGDSDYLHKLSGEVFVQCASFKRWSEPKPTLLIFTVLSFLVLAVAYTIFSLLVRIMYAFAFELFKEHVRIHWPSMDIHGEVKMMLVVFSFVGFVFLDMVYSAAIINHAAQCELNIYFLHAVKLKVEERHYSEVDEAIKDIGKCYNFLKTLNGRTASLTGLILFNVASAALGGIINLSYDAESSFKVAVVTLNTILWSLLVVFPFLQAARVTSACSEVLATGPLIRRRPFLYQECSQVDLDSYCQFTNSIILRAEMLGIPIYPWMAYVAAVTFCFTLLILWQTGAYSYTSWL